The sequence GAAACGCGCGGCGGTCGCCATGCCGCGGGCTGGATCGGCTATGCCGCCGGCAATGCGTTCGAGCCTCGGGCGGCGGCGAGCGAAGCGGACCCACTGCTCTGGTTCGGCATCTTCGATCGGGCGATTGCACTGCCGCCGGACGCGCTCGACCAGATGCTGCCCGACCCTGCCGGAGCGTGGATCGGCCCGCCAAAGATCGAACCCGATCGGGCGGCCTACGAAGCCGCCTTCGCCCGGGTGCAGGCCTATATCGCCGCCGGCGACATCTATCAGGCGAATTTGAGCGTGCGCGGCCGCGCGGCATTGCTCGGCGATCCGCGCGCCGCCTATCGCCGGCTGCGTATGGCCGCGCAGGCGCGCTGGGGCGCGCTGATCCACGACGGCGCGCGCTGGATCCTCTCCTGCTCGCCCGAACTCTTCGTCCGCACTGACGGCAGGAGGGTGCTGACCCGCCCGATGAAGGGCACAGCGCCGCGCGGGCGAACGCCGGCCGAGGACGACGCTTATGCGGCGGCGCTCGCCGGCGACCCGAAGGAGCGCGCCGAGAATCTGATGATCGTCGATCTGCTGCGCAACGACCTGTCGCGCGTCGCGGTGGCCGGCAGCGTGCGGGTGCCGTCGCTGTTCGCGGTCGAGCGCTATCCGACGATCCTGCAGATGACATCCGACGTCGCGGCGACGCTGGCGCCCGGCCGCGACGCGATCGATCTGGTCGAGGCATTGTTTCCATGCGGCTCGATCACCGGCGCGCCCAAGGTCCGCGCGATGCAGGTGATCGAAGAGGTCGAGACCGGCCCACGCAACCTCTACACCGGCGCGATCGGCATGTTCGCACCCGACGGGGCGGCCAGCTTGAACGTCGCGATCCGGACGTTGGCGATGCCGGCAGGATCGCAGGAGGCAAAGTTCGGGCTGGGCTCGGCGGTGGTCGCGGACTCGACCGCCGAGCGCGAATGGCGCGAATGCCTCGCCAAGAGCGCGTTCGTGACCGCCGGCCAGCGCCCGATCGGCTTGATCGAGACGATGCGATTCGAGCCCGGTCGAGGCATCGTGGATCGCGACCGGCATCTCGCCCGCATGCAGGGAAGCGCCGACCTGCTCGGCCTGCCGTTCGATCCGTCACGGATCGTGGCGGCGCTGAACGCGCACCTCGCCGCCGTCACCGAGGGGCGGCGCGTGCGCCTGCACCTGTCCTTCGGCGGTGCGATCGAGGTCGGATCGACGGCGCTGCCGCCACCTCCGTCGGGTGAGGTCGATGTCAGGATCGTCGCGCTGCCGGTGGACCCGTCCGACTTCCGGCTCGCGCACAAGACCGACGATCGCCTGTTCTACGATGACGCGCGCAAGGCGGCTGGCACGTTCGAAGTCGCGTTCGCACGCCGCGACGGACTGTTGACCGAGGGCAGCTTCACCAATCTGTTCGTGCGCCGCGACAGCCTGCTGCTCACCCCGCCCGCAGCACGCGGCCTGCTGCCCGGCATCCTGCGCGCGCGTCTGCTCGAACAGGGCGAGGCGATCGAGGCCGATCTCACCGCCGACGATCTGCGCGACGGCTTCTACGTCGGCAATGCCGTGCGCGGCCTGCTGCCGGCGCGGCTCGCCTGACGCCTAGCGCCGGCCCTTGTGGCGGATGTTGGCCGGCCGACCACGACGACCGACCGGGCGCCGATCGCGTGTTCCGCGACGGAGCGGCATGTGGCTCGCTCCCTCGGGCAGCTCGAACCGCAGTGCGCCGCCGATCGGGTCGGCCTCCGCCAGCCGCAGCTTGAGCAGCATGCCGGGCGTGTAGCGCTCGCCGCTCGTCTCGCCTTCCAGCGCCTGCGATCCCTCGTCGTAGCGGAAATGCTCCGCCCCCAGGGTCGACACCGGCACGAGCCCGTCGCCGCCGAGGCCGACCACGGTGGCGAAGAATCCGAACGATTTCACGCCGGTGATGCGCGTATCGACCACCTCGCCGACATGCGCCGAGAGATAGGCGGCGACGTAGCGGTCGATCGTCTCGCGCTCAGCCTCCATCGCCCGCCGTTCGGCCGCCGAGATCAGTTCGCCCACGCGCGACAGGTCGGCCGCGTCGCTTTCCGACAGACGGGTCGCATCCGCCGCCGGATCGAGCCGATACGCCCCCGCCAGCGAGCGGTGCACCAGCAGATCGGCATAGCGGCGGATCGGGCTGGTGAAATGGGCGTAGCTGCCCAGCGCCAGCCCGAAATGGCCCTGATTGCCCGGCCCGTAATAAGCCTGCGTCTGCGTGCGCAGCACCTGCTCCATGATCTGCGGGCGGAAATCCGATTCGCCGATCCGTTCGAGCAGATGGTTGAACGTCGCCGGGCGCACCACCTGCCCCAGCGCGAACTCGACACCGAACGTCTTGAGATACTCCTTCAGCGCGACCAGTTTCTCGCGGCTCGGCGGCTCGTGGACGCGGTACATGACCTGCGCCTTCTTCGCCTCAAGCGCCTTGGCGGCGGCGACGTTGGCCGCGATCATGTAATCTTCGATCAACCGGTGCGCATCGAGCCGCTCGCGCGGAGCGACCGAGAGGATGCGGCCTTTCTCGTCCAGCACCACGCGCCGCTCGGGCAGGTCGAGGTCGAGCGGCGCGCGCGCATCGCGCGCCTTCGCCAACGCCGCCCAGCACGCCCAGAGCGGCTTGAGCGCGGTTTCGACCAGCCCTTCATCCCAGCGGAAGCCGCGATCTCCTGCCGGGTTCTCTACCTCGGGAGATCCCGGCGTTCGCTGGGATGACGAGGGGCTCGCGCGATCGATCGCCGCCTGCGCTTCCTCATAGGGGATGGTCGCCGCGATCCGCACCACCGCGCGGGTGAAGCGCCAGCCGGTCAGCTTGCCGTCCGCCGCAATGGTGAGGTGGCACGCCATCGCCGCGCGATCGACGCCTTCCTTCAGCGAGCAGATGTCGGCCGACAATGTCTCCGGCAGCATCGGCACGACGCGATCGGGGAAATAGACGCTGTTGCCGCGCTTGCGCGCCTCGCGGTCGAGCTCGGAGCCGGGGCGGACGTAGAAACCGACGTCGGCGATGGCGACGATCGCCTTGAACCCGCCCGGATTGGCCGGATCATCGTCGGGCGCGGCCCACACCGCATCGTCATGATCGCGCGCGTCGATCGGATCGATCGCGACGATCGGCAGATGGCGCAGATCCTCGCGCCCCTCGCCTAGCGGCTGCTTCGCCATCCGCTCGGCCTCGGCCAGCGTCTCGGCGGCAAAGCGGTCGGGGATGCCGAACTTGTGGATCGCGATCAGGCTGAAGCTGCGCGGCGCAAACGGCTCGCCCAGCCGCTCGGTCACCTTGGCGGTGATGCGCGGCGGCCGGCCGGCCTTCTCGGCCAGCACGAGGTCGCCCGCCTGCGCCTCGCCGGCGTCGGACACCGGCAGCTCGCGGCGCTCGCGCTTGTCGACCGGCTTCAGCCACAGCCGATCGCCCTCGGCATGGAGCACGCCCAGCACCAGTTCGGCGTTGCGCGCGAGCCGCTTCAGCGGATGCGCGACATGGCCGCGCCCTGCCTCCTCGGTGCGCGCGAGGATGCGGTCACCGGGCCCGAGCGGTTCCCGCCGGCCGCGCTCCATCACGCGGAGCCGCGGCGCGGGGGCGTCGCCATGCCAGCTTTCGGGCACCGCGAACGCCTGGCCGTCCTCGTCGACATCGACGATACGCATCACCGTCACCTTCGGCACGCCGCCCATCTTGTGGAAGGCGCGGCCGGGGGCGCTGTCGATCAGCCCCTCGTCGGCCATGTCCTTCAGCAACGCCTTCAGCGCCACCTTGTCCGCGCCGTGCAGCCCGAAGGCACGCGCAATCTCGCGCTTGCCCGCGGGCGCATCGCTCTTGGTGATGAAGTCGAGAATCTGGTCGCGCGTGGGCAGACCGTGAGCGGCGGGGCGAGGCATCGCCCCGAGATAGACGCGGCGAGCCGCCTGCGCCATGCTCTTTGCCGGTCGGTGACGGGAGACGCGGCGCACAACATGCTGTAACCCCATGGCTCAGGCGGTTGGGAGGACCGCGCGCGACAGCGGGTCGAAGAAGGGTTGTGCATGCGGGCGATGCGATGGTGGGCGATAGCGGCGGCAACGGCGTCCGGCTCCGCATCCGCCCAATCGGTGCCCTCGACCACGCTCGCACCGCCGACGCGCGATCAGGTCCAGCGCGCCGCGCCGCCCGCACAGGCGACGCCGCCGTCGCACCTGACGGTTCGCGGCGGCATCGCCCGCGCCCCCTGCCCGCTCGAGAGCCCGGCGTTCGCCAACACGACGCTGACGCTGAAAGGCGTCGCGTTCGATCATCTTCGCGGGCTTCCGGCCGAGGCGCTGCGCCCGGCGTACGAAAGCTTCCTCGGCAAGACGGTGCCGCTGTCCACCGCCTGCGAGATCCGCGACGCCGCCGCCGCGATCCTGCAACAAGCGGGCTATGTCGCCGCGCTGGAAGTGCCGCCACAACAGGTGACCGATGGCGTCGTCCGGTTCGACGTATTGATGGCGCGGCTGGTGCGGATCGAGGTGCGCGGGCGGGCGGGCCGCTCCGAGCGGTTGCTCGCCGCCTATCTCGACAAATTGGTCGGCGAGCCGTTATTCAACCAGAAGCAGGCCGAACGCTACCTGCTGCTCGCGCGCGACCTGCCCGGCTACGACGTGCGCCTGACGTTGCGATCGGCCGGCGGTGCGCCCGGCGACGTGATCGGCGAGGTCACCGCATCGCGCCTGCCGCTGATCATCAGCGCCAGCATGCAGGATTATGGCGGCCACGCCGTCGGTCGCTGGGGCGGCCTGCTCAGCCTGCAGGCGAACGACCTGATCGGCCAGGGCGATCGCCTCACACTGGGCTTCTACAACACCACCCAGTTTCACGAACAGAGCGTCGTGCAGGCCGGCTACGACATGCGCCTGGGCAGCGAGGGGCTGACGGTCGGTGGCCGCTTCACCTACGCCTGGACGCGACCGGATCTCGGCGACGGCTTCCATCCGCTGAGTTCGCGGACATTGGTCGCCTCGCTGGAGGCCGCTTATCCGTTCAAGCGGTCGCAGCGCCTTGACGTGCGCGGTGTCGCGGGCGTCGACCTGATCGATCAGCAGCTCGACCTGTTCGGCGATCCCTATACGCGCGACAGGTTGCGCGTCCTCTATGGCCGGCTGGACGTCGGCGCGACGGCATCGATCGACGATTTCTCGCCCGACGGCGTGCGCCTGCCGCGCTGGCGCGCGATCGGCACGCTGGAGGCACGCCATGGCATCGGCGTGCTCGGCGCGAGCCAGACCTGCCTCGATCCGATCGTCGGCAATTGCACCGCGACCAGCCGGCCGCAGGGGGATGCGAGCGCCACTTTGGTACGTCTTACCGCCCTGCTCGACTATCGCCTGACGCGGCGCCTGACGATCGCGCTGGGCCCGCGCCTGCAATATGCGTTCAATCCTTTGCTCAGCTACGAGCAATATTCGGGCGGCGCCTACACGGTCGGGCGCGGCTACGATCCCGGCGTGATCGTCGGCGACAGCGGTGCGGGCAGCTATGTCGAATTGCGGCGGGGGGCGCTTAGCCCACGATCGCCGAGCAGCTTTGCGTTCCAGCCCTACGCATTCGCCGACGCCGCCTGGGTTTGGAACCGCCAGGCGAACGAGGGCGGCGGCTTCGCGCGGGATCGGCTGCTGTCGGCCGGCGGCGGCGTCCGGATCGCGTGGGGCGATCACGCGCGGCTGGACGTGGGCGCGGCCGTTCCGCTGCACCGGACCAACTCACAGCTGGAGGGTGGCGATACCCGCGTGCTCGTCTCGCTCACCACGCGACTGGTGCCGTGGCGCTCGCCCGGCGATCGCTAGCGGTCAGTCCGCGCCGAGGACGCCCTTCAGCCGCGCGAAGAAACCGCTCGACTGCGGGCATTCCTCGCCCGTCTCGGTGGCGCGGAATTCCTCCAGCAGCTCGCGCTGGCGCGAGGTGAGCCGGGTCGGCGTCTCGACCTCGATCTGCACGACCATGTCGCCATGGCCGCGACCATTCAGCACCGGCATGCCGGCACCACGCTGACGAAGCTGCTTGCCCGACTGGATGCCCGCAGGAATGCGGATCTCGTGCTGCTGCTTGTCGAGGCCGGGGACGGTGATCGTGCCGCCCAACGCAGCGGTAGTGATGCTGATCGGCGCTCGCGCAAACAGCGACGTGCCCTCGCGCTCGAACACCGAATGCCGCTGGACGTGGAGGAAGATGTAGAGGTCGCCCGCCGGCCCGCCGCGCGCGCCGGCCTCGCCTTCGCCCGACATGCGGATGCGGGTGCCCTCGTCGACGCCGGGCGGAATGCGAACCTCGAGCGTCTTGGACTTCTCGACCCGGCCCTCGCCGCGGCAGGCGGTGCACGGCTCGGCGATCACCTCGCCGCGCCCATGACAGGTCGGGCAGGTCCGCTCGACCACGAAGAAGCCCTGCTGCGCGCGCACCTTGCCATGGCCCTGGCAGGTCGGGCAGCCGCGCGCGGCGGTGCCGGCCTTGGCGCCGCTGCCGTCGCACACGTCGCACGTGGCGGCGACGTCGACCCGTACCTGCTCGCTCTTGCCGTGATAGGCATCTTCCAGCGATATTTCGAGATCGTAGCGCAGGTCGGCGCCCCGCTGGACCGACGATCCGCCGCGCCCCCCGCGACCGCCGCCCATGAACTCACCGAAGATATTCTCGAAAATGTCGGAGAAGCCCTCGAACCCCGGTCCGCCGCCACCGCCACCGCCACTCTGAAAGGCGGCGTGGCCGTAGCGATCGTAAGCGGCGCGCTTCTGCGGATCCTTCAGCACGTCATAGGCGACACTGATCGCCTTGAACTTGGATTCTGAATCCTTGCAGCCCGGATTGCGATCCGGATGGCATTGCATGGCGAGCCGTCGATAGGACGTCTTGATCGTCTTGTCGTCGGCGGTGCGCTCGATCTCCAAGAGCTCGTAATAATCGACTTCAGCCATTCCCGCCCCGCTTCGCCCCCTCGGCCGTCACCCCGGCGAACGCCGGGGTCTCGTGAAGCAGAGGCTTTGCCTCGCCACAGGAGATGCCAGCTTTCGCCGGCATGACGGAAAGGGTCATTTTTACTCCAACCTTACTTGTCGTCGACCTCGGAAAATTCCGCGTCGACCACATCGTCGCCATGGCCGCCTTCGCCATGCGATGCCGCACCCGCCGCACCGGGGCCGCCGGCGGCAGCCTCCTGCTGGTAGATCGCCTGGCCGAGCTTCATGCTCACCTGCATCAGCGCGTTGGTCTTCTCGGTCATGCGATCGGCGTCGTCGCTTTCGACCGCCGCCTTGGCCTCGGCCACCGCCGCCTCGATCTCGGCCTTCAGCGCCGCGTCGACCTTGTCACCATTGTCGGCGAGCTGGCGCTCGGTCGAGTGGATCAGGCTTTCGGCATTGTTCTTGGCCTCGGCCGAGGCACGGCGCTTCTTGTCCTCGTCGGCGAAGGATTCGGCGTCGCGCACCATCTTGTCGATGTCGGCGTCGGACAGACCGCCCGAAGCCTGGATCTTGATCTGCTGCTCCTTGCCGGTGCCCTTGTCCTTGGCGGAGACGTTGACGATGCCGTTCGCGTCGATGTCGAATGTGACCTCGATCTGCGGCACGCCGCGCGGCGCGGGCGGGATGCCGATCAGGTCGAACTGGCCGAGCATCTTGTTGTCGGCCGCCATCTCACGCTCGCCCTGGAAGACGCGGATCGTGACGGCATTCTGGTTGTCGTCGGCCGTCGAATAGGTCTGCGACTTCTTGGTCGGGATGGTCGTGTTGCGATCGATCATCTTGGTCATGATGCCGCCGAGCGTCTCGATGCCGAGCGAGAGCGGCGTCACGTCGAGCAGCAGCACGTCCTTGACGTCGCCCTGCAGCACGCCCGCCTGCACCGCCGCGCCGATCGCCACCACCTCGTCGGGGTTGACGCCGGTGTGCGGCTCCTTGCCGAAGAAGCTCTTCACCGCTTCGCGCACCTTGGGCATGCGCGTCATGCCGCCCACCAGCACGACCTCGTCGATATCGGCCGCCTTCACGCCCGCATCGACCAGCGCCTTGCGCATCGGCTCGATCGTGCGCTTGATCAGGTCGTCGACCAGACGCTCCAGATCGGCGCGCGTGATCGACTTGACGAGATGCTTCGGCCCGGTCGCGTCGGCGGTGATGAAGGGCAGATTGACCTCGGTCGTCTGCGTCGACGACAATTCGATCTTCGCCTTCTCGGCCGCTTCCTTCAGGCGCTGGAGCGCGAGACGATCCTTGGTGAGATCGATGCCCTCGGCCTTCTTGAACTCGTCGGCGAGATACTGGACCAGCTTGGCGTCGAAATCCTCGCCGCCGAGGAAGGTGTCGCCGTTGGTCGACTTCACCTCGAACACGCCGTCGCCGATCTCGAGCACGGACACGTCGAACGTGCCGCCGCCCAGATCGTAAACCGCGATCGTCTTGCCGTCATTCTTCTCGAGGCCATAGGCCAGAGCGGCCGCGGTCGGCTCGTTGATGATGCGCAGCACTTCGAGGCCGGCAATGCGGCCGGCATCCTTGGTCGCCTGGCGCTGCGCGTCGTTGAAGTAAGCCGGCACGGTGATGACCGCCTGCGTCACGGTCTCGCCGAGATAGCTCTCGGCGGTTTCCTTCATCTTCTGGAGCGTGAAGGCCGAAATCTGCGACGGCGAATAATCCTGGCCACCCGCCTGCACCCACGCGTCGCCGTTCGGGCCGCGCACGATGTGGTAGGGCACCAGCTCGGTGTCCTTCTTGGTGATCGGATCGTCGAAGCGGCGGCCGATGAGGCGCTTCACCGCGAAAATCGTGTTGTCGGGATTGGTGACCGCCTGGCGCTTGGCCGGCTGGCCGATCAGCCGCTCCCCATCCTTGGCGAAGGCGACGATCGACGGCGTGGTGCGCGCGCCTTCCGAATTCTCGATCACCTTGGGCTTGCCGCCCTCCATGACCGCGACGCACGAATTGGTCGTCCCGAGATCGATGCCGATGACTTTGGCCATAATCTTCCTCTTGTCTCTGCCCTACCCAGCCGCTGGCGCACGCACCCCCTCAACAGGCGAATGCACGACCGACAGCAGCGGTTACGGGGGCGATATAGGGTGGGCGCGGGCCATCGCAAGCGTACCACCGAGGGGAGTTCCACGCACCCTCCCGAGGCGCTAGACCCGGCCATGATGATCGCGCGTACCGCCCTTGTCGCCCTGCTGCTGCTCGGCGCCTGCCATCGCGAGGCCGCGGCCCCGAAGGTGGTGCGCGCCTGGGTGCGCCTGCCCGCCGTCGCCGGTCTGCCCGCCGCCGGCTATTTCACGATCGAGGGCGGCAGCGCCGACGAACGGCTGGTCAAGATCGAGAGTACGCTCGCGCGCCGCACCGAGATGCACCAGAGTATGAAAGGCATGGGAGCGATGACGACAATGGCACCGCTCGCCGACGTCGCGGTGCCGGCGCATGGGCAGGTCGCGTTCGCGCCGGGCGGACGGCATGCGATGCTGTTCGATCTCGATCGCGCGGTCGCGCCCGGCACGGCGGTGCCTCTGCGCTTCGGCTTCGCCAGCGGGCGCACCGCGGAGGCGGAGGCGAAGACGGTCGGAGCGGGCGACGACGCGCCCTACTGAGCGCGGTTGAGCGGATGTTTGCCGGCTGGAAGCTATTTCGCGTCTAGGGTAGCACCGCAACGCACCGGAGACCCACGCCTTGAACCCCACGCTGATCGTGCTGCCCTCGGTGCCGCTCGCGCATGACGGCGAGCGCCTGTTCATGGACATCAAGGCGGTCGAGGGGCTGAGCCTCTATGCGGATCTGTGGCCGGGGCCGGTCCATTGCCTGATGCGCGTGGGTGATCGAAGCGCGATCGCGTTTGGCCGCAGCTATCTGCCATCGGAGCTGCCGTTCAAAGTGATACCGTTCGAGGGCGACCTACCGCCCACCGCGTTGCTGGACGAGGGCGCGGTGGTGCTGGCGGCGGGCGACAGCCATCTCGACATCGACCTTCCGGCGCGGACCGCGACGCCGTTGGTGTTCATCATCGAATATACGCTCGCGACGCGGCTGCGCATCCTGCAGCTCGACCGTGGCTGGTCGCTGGGTGCGCTCAAATCGGCGCTGTGGACGCTCAAGACCGAGCGCCGCCGACGCCGTGCGTTCCGCGCCTCGGCCGGGCTGCAGGCAAACGGCACGCCGGCGTTCGACGCCTATCGCGCAATGTCGCCATCGCCGATGCTGTATTTCGACAGCCGGCTGCGCCTCGACCAGATGCCGACGCCCGAACAGGTTGACGCCAAGGCCGACGCCATCCGCGCCGGCCGTCCGCTGCGACTGGCTTTTTCCGGCCGGCTGGAGCGGATGAAGGGCGCGGACCATCTCGTGCCGACCCTCGCCGCGCTGGCGAAGCGCGGCATCGCCTTCACCTTCGACCTGTATGGCGAGGGATCGCTCAAGCCCGCTATTGCCGCTGCAGCGGCTGCGGCGGGCATCGCCGATGCCGTGCGCATCCACGGCGGGGTGCCGTTCGACGAGGAGCTGGTCCCGCTGCTGAAGGATCGGACCGACCTGTTCCTGTGCCTGCACCGGCAGGCGGACCCATCCTGCACCTATCTGGAAACGATCGGCTGCGGGGTGCCGATCGTCGGCTACGACAATGCCGCCTTCGCCGGCGTGCTGGCGCTCGGCGAGACCGGGATCGCGACGCCGATGGATCGCCCAGAGCAGGCGGCTGCGGCGATCGCCACGCTGAATGCGGATCGCCCCCGCCTCGCCCGTATGGCGCGCGACGCCGCCGCGATCGGCCGCGCGCATGGCTTCGAGGCGACGTTCGCCGCCCGCATCACCCACCTGCGCGACGTCGCCGGTTTATGAAGCCGAGTGAGCGAGGATCGGGAACGGATTGATCTCGCTGCCTTTCCACCAAGGCTCGCCCGGCGCCATGCGCTGGATCTCGTAATGGAGGTGCGGTGCGCTCGGGTCGGCATCGCCGCTTGATCCGACCGTGCCGATCGGCTGTCCCTGCCGGATCCTCACGCCTTCGCGCAGGTCTGCCGTATAAGTATCGAGATGCGCGTAATAATCCTGCCAGCTTGTGTCGTCGCGCCGGATATAGACGGTGTGGCCGCCATCCTTGCTCTCGAACAATTTCTCGACCGTTCCGGCCGCCGCGGCGACGACCGGCGTACCCTTCGCCGCCGGAATGTCGATCGCGTGATGCGCGCGCGTTCCGCCGCCTCGGGCATCGCCCCAGCTATCGGCAAGTTGCGTTATCTTGACGCCTGCGACCGGGACAACCAGCCCACCCGCCGCTGCGACCGGCGCAGGGGCCGGCGTACGAACCCCGACCGGCGCGCGACCGTGGCGCACCAACGCCGCGAAGATCGCGATCACGAGCGCGAACCCCAGCAGCAGCATCCAGCCGAGCCGCGTCATTCCTGGAAGACCGCGGGCGTGCCGGGCTTCACCATCAGCGACAGCCGCGCGGCATCCCAGTTGGTCAGGCGGATGCAGCCATGGCTTTCGGTGCGGCCGATATTCTCCGGCATGGGCGTACCGTGGATGCCGTAATGCGGCTTGTCGAGATCCATCCACACCACGCCCACCGGCCCGTTCGGGCCGGCCTTGAGCGTCTGCTTGGTCTCCCCCGCCTTGGCATCCCAGAACAGTTTCGGATTGAAGTGGAAGCTCGGCAGATAGGATCGGCCGAGGATCTTCCAATTGCCGATCGGCAGCGGGTCGTGCGTACTGCCCATCGTCGCGGGGAATTGCGCGACCAGTTTGCCGCCATCGTCATAGACGCGCAGCACGCCCTCGCTCTTGCTCACCACAACCTTCGCCGCCTGCGGCTGATCCGACGAGACGCTGAGCTGGGCCAGCATCGCGCGCCATTCGGGCTTGAGCGTGTCGGGATAGGCGCTGGCGGCCGGGCGCACGTTCGGCACCTTGATCGTCACGCCCGGCGCCAGTTTGGTATCGCGGCTGTTGAGCGCGATCAGCGTCGGCTGGGTGGTGTGGAAGCGCTCGGCCAGCTCCTCCATCGCGTCCGAATAGCCGAGCGAGGGTAGCTTCGCCTGCGCGGCCTCGCTCTTGGGGATAGGCCCGACGAACGGGCCCGCCAGATCGTCGGCCGTCAGCGTCACGTCGATCGTCGCCGGCGTATCGTGATAGGCATCCAGCAGCTTGCGCGTGTCGTCGTCGATCGTCCCAGACGGGGTCACGCCGCGCGCGGTCTGGAGCCCCTTGATCGCCTTCGTCAGCGACATGCCGGCATGACCGTCGATTACCCCCGGGGTGAAGCCCAGCCGATCGAGCAGCACCTGCTGGTTAAGGATATCGGGATCGATCGGCGTCGTCGCCGGCTTCTGCGCGATCGAAGCAGGACAGACCGTGGCAAGCATAAGGTAAACGCCGGCAACCCTTAATGTTTTCACGCGTGCGATCCTTTATCTTGTTCACGGGCACGAAGATTGGAACGCTCCCGAAAGCGTTTCTTTCCG is a genomic window of Sphingomonas nostoxanthinifaciens containing:
- a CDS encoding M23 family metallopeptidase, which gives rise to MTRLGWMLLLGFALVIAIFAALVRHGRAPVGVRTPAPAPVAAAGGLVVPVAGVKITQLADSWGDARGGGTRAHHAIDIPAAKGTPVVAAAAGTVEKLFESKDGGHTVYIRRDDTSWQDYYAHLDTYTADLREGVRIRQGQPIGTVGSSGDADPSAPHLHYEIQRMAPGEPWWKGSEINPFPILAHSAS
- a CDS encoding L,D-transpeptidase family protein, which codes for MLATVCPASIAQKPATTPIDPDILNQQVLLDRLGFTPGVIDGHAGMSLTKAIKGLQTARGVTPSGTIDDDTRKLLDAYHDTPATIDVTLTADDLAGPFVGPIPKSEAAQAKLPSLGYSDAMEELAERFHTTQPTLIALNSRDTKLAPGVTIKVPNVRPAASAYPDTLKPEWRAMLAQLSVSSDQPQAAKVVVSKSEGVLRVYDDGGKLVAQFPATMGSTHDPLPIGNWKILGRSYLPSFHFNPKLFWDAKAGETKQTLKAGPNGPVGVVWMDLDKPHYGIHGTPMPENIGRTESHGCIRLTNWDAARLSLMVKPGTPAVFQE
- a CDS encoding glycosyltransferase; the protein is MNPTLIVLPSVPLAHDGERLFMDIKAVEGLSLYADLWPGPVHCLMRVGDRSAIAFGRSYLPSELPFKVIPFEGDLPPTALLDEGAVVLAAGDSHLDIDLPARTATPLVFIIEYTLATRLRILQLDRGWSLGALKSALWTLKTERRRRRAFRASAGLQANGTPAFDAYRAMSPSPMLYFDSRLRLDQMPTPEQVDAKADAIRAGRPLRLAFSGRLERMKGADHLVPTLAALAKRGIAFTFDLYGEGSLKPAIAAAAAAAGIADAVRIHGGVPFDEELVPLLKDRTDLFLCLHRQADPSCTYLETIGCGVPIVGYDNAAFAGVLALGETGIATPMDRPEQAAAAIATLNADRPRLARMARDAAAIGRAHGFEATFAARITHLRDVAGL